GAACACCCGCGGGACCCTCGCCATGGCGAGGACGCAGATCAAGGACAGCGCCACGGCCCAGTTCTTCATCAACCTGGTCGACAACGATTTCCTGGATCACGGCGAGCGGGATTTCGGGTACGCGGTCTTCGGCAAGGTCGTGGAGGGAATGGACGTGGTGGACAAGATCGCAGCCGTACCCACCGGATCGAGCGGAATGCACCAGGACGTCCCGCTGAAGCCCGTCCTGATCGAGTCGGCCAGGGAGATGGCCGCGCCCAAGGCATAGAACGACATATGCCGGGGAGGCAGCCGCACCCGTGCAGGGTCGACCGCACAGGCTGCCTCCCGCCAGGAGAGGGGCCGCAAGGAGGCCCTAGCCGACCGCAGGGCACGCCGCCATGCAGGCCGTCGCCTGTGTCGCGGCTATTTTTTCAGGATCACCGGTTTCAGCTCGTAGCGGCCCGATCGGACCTGTTCCCACAAGTCTTTTTGGTCCTTCTGCCAGAGGGGTCCGAAGGAGGCGTTGAAGATCCCCTCCAGGCGGTCGAAAACCCGGCGCCACATCGGCTGATAGCCCAGAGTCAGGACATCCTCCAGGAAGTGGGTTATTTCAGCCAGGTTTTCCTTTGGAATATACGCCCTGGCCCCCAACTCGATGGATTGTCTGAGGCTCTCCGGATTGAGGGCGTGCGCCGTGAGCATCACTACCGGGAAACGCAGCTGCACGGCCGCATTCAGCAGGTCGAAACCCCGGACGCCCATGATGTCGAGGATGACGATGTCATAGGTCCATGAACGGATGAGGTTATAGCCGGTCCGAAAGTCCCTGGCCGTGTCCAACACGAGACCCTCGTAGTCTTCCAGTTCTTCCTCGAGGGCCTCGAGCACATCGGGTTCATCATCTACGGCAAGGATTCGTTTGTCGTCGAGAACGCGCTTTTTTCGATTCACCATTCAACCCGCGCAAACAGGGCCCCGTCATCCGACGTCCGCCCTGCGCTGTCCTTCGCTCCGAACCTCCCGCCGCAAGAGTTTTCCCACCTTGGACTTGGGCAGCATGTCCCGGAACTCGATATATTGCGGGACCTTGTAATCCACCAGTTTTTCCCGGCAGAACTTGATCAGATCATATCCGGTGATGCCTTTGACGTCCTCCTTGAGGACCACGAAGGCCTTGATCCGCTCGCCCACCTTCTTGTCGGGGACGCCGACGACGCAGGAGCCGATCACCGCAGGATGTTCCTGCAAAACGGCCTCGATCTCGGAGGCCGAGACGCGGTAGCCCTTGTGCTTGATGGTGTCCACGGTGCGGTCCACGAAATAGAGGTTGCCCTCCTCGTCCATCTTCATGATGTCGCCCGTTCGATACCACAGCCGCCCTTCCCGCTCGATGAAGGACTCGGCGGTCTCTTCGGGCTTGTTCAGGTAGGCCCTGACCATGTGCTCCGAATGGACGAGGAGTTCGCCGGGCTCCCCCGTCTGCACCTCTTCGAGCGTAGCGGGATCGACCAGGCGTACGCTTTTGCTGGGGACGACGCGACCGACGCTCCCCGGCGGATTCTCCACGTCGGTCGGGCACATCGTGATTCCGCCGCAGGTCTCCGTGGATCCGTACCCTTGATAGATCGGTTTGCCGAACCGCTCGCGCCAGCGCTTCGCAACCTCGAGCGGAAGCACGTCGCCCGCGCTGTACCAGTAATCCACCGAACCGAGATCGTACTGGTCGAGACGGTTGTGCTCCAGGATCATTCGGTAGAGGGCCGGAACGCCGATCATCGTCCGGGCCTTGAAACGCTGGATCGCATCGAACGTGGCATCCAGATTGACCTTCGGCTGAAGCATCAGGCATCCGCCGACCAGCAGGGTCGCGAGGCTGCAGGTCTGTCCCAGGATGTGAAAGAGGGGCGCATTGCCCAGGATGACGTTTTCCTCGGGAGGGAAGAGCGGCTCGCTGACCTTGATCTGCTCCATGGCGGACGTGAGGAAAAGCTCATGCGACATCGGCACGCCCTTGGGGTGTTTGGTCGTACCCCCCGTGTAAAGGATCTCGGCCGTGTCCGCTCCGGAGCGCGCCGGGGCAGCCTCTCCGCCGACCTTCCCTGGACGGCCGGAGAGCATGCGTCTGAAACCATACACATGCGGTCCCTGCGCCGTCTTTCCCTTCGGAACGACGTCGAACAGATACCCGAACGATCGTTTCCACCAGGGCAGGAGATCCGCCATCTTGGCGACGATGATGCGCTGGATGCCTGTCTCGGGCATGATGCGGGTGACGTAGCCGAAGTTCGTGTCGGCGCAGACGACCGTTCCGGTTCCGCTGTCGTTGGCGATGTAGCGCAGGTCGTAAGGGGTGTAGATCGGCGTGATCGGTACCGCCGCCGCGCCGGCGCGCTGGATGCCGAGCCAGGCCACCACCCATTGGATGGAATTGGGCAGGTAGATCATGACGCGGTCCCCCGGCGCCAGGCCGAGACCCTGCAAAGCACCTGCGAACCGCTCGGCCATGTCTCTCACCCGGGCGTAGCTGTAGCGCGTCCCCAGGTAAATGACGGCGGCGTTCCGCCCCCGCTTCTCGGCCATGGCGGCGAACGTCCCGAAGATGTTGCGCCCGTTTGTCTTTCCCATAAGATCAAACCCCGAAGTAGGCGGCCTTGACTTCCGGATTGTCCATCAACTCCGCCCCGGTCCCTGCCATACTCAGCATGCCGTTTTCAATGACATACCCCCTGTGGATCAACGGTAAAATCGGGCGTGCGAACTGTTCGCTCAAGACGATGGTGATCCCCGATTCCCGGTTCAGGCTGATGATGCCGTCCATCAGGATCCGCTGCATCATCGGACTCAGCCCGAGGAGCGGCTCGTCCAGAAGCAGCAGCACAGGGCGCACCACCAGGGCCATGCCCACAGCGAGCATCTGCTGCTCGCCTCCGCTCAAAAAGCCGGCTTTCCGGCTCTTCAGATGCACCAGCGCGGGGAAGAGCTTGAAGACGTAGTCCATCGTCTCCTGGATTTCGGCCCTTTTCCGTAGATAGCCGGCGATCCGCATGTTTTCGACGACCGTACTCTCAGGGAAGACCGGGTGGCGCTCGCGCGAAAGCACGATGCCCTTTTTCACCCGTTCGCTCGGCGGCAACTCGGTGATGTCTTCGCCGTCGTAGGAAATGTGGCCGTAGACGGTGATCCGTTCCCCGCCACGGCGCTTCTCCTTGATGCGCATGTCGATGATGAGGCCGGAGAGCGTGTTCATCAGCGTGGTTTTGCCGGCGCTGTTGGAACCGATCACGCCCACGACTTCCCCCTTTTCGACCTCCATGCCGAAATCGTTCAACGCCAGTGCGTTCTCGAAAAACACCATCAGATTACGAACCGTCAGCATCATCCACCCTCATCAGGCCTCGGAGCCCAGATAGGCCCGTTTGACCTCTTCGTTTTCCATCACCTCAGCCGCCGGCCCTTCGGCGATCTTCATACCGAAGTTGAGCACCATGACGCGGTCACTGATCTTGAAGAGCTCCTTCAGACGATGCTCGATCATGATGATGGACCGCCCTTCGCCGCGGAGCTTTTCGATGATCGGTACGATGCTCCCGACCTCGGCAAGGCTCAACCCGGAGAAGAGCTCGTCCAGAATGATCAGATCGGGCTGAAGCGCAATCGCCTTGGCCAGCTCGAGCCGCTTCAGATAGCCCTGCGGCAGGACGCTCGCCACTTTGTAAGCGACGTGCGAATCCCGCTCGAAGCCCACCTCCTCCAAAAGATCGAGCGCCACCGCCTCGCGCGCGCCGAACTTCCCTCCCGCCAATCCCTTGACCCTCGGAGAATAGAGGGGGATGATCATGTTCTTGAAGGCCGGGAGACGGTAAAAGGGCCGCACCATCTGGAAGGTCCTCGCCAGTCCCAGCCGCACGATGCGGTGCGGCCGCCAGTGGGTGATGTCCTGCCCTTTGTAAAGGACCTTGCCGGAGCTGGGGCGCACGAATCCGCTGATGCAGTTGACCAGGGTGGTCTTGCCGGAACCGTTGGGGCCGATCACCCCCAGAAGCTCACCTTCCATCAGATCGAAGCTTACCGCGTTGAGGGCCAGAACGCCGCCGAAGGTCTTGGTCAAACCGCTCACCTGCAAAATGGGGGTTCCGCTCATTTGTCCACCTCCACCCAGCGCTCGAACTGCTGGTACTTGCGCTGGATATAAGGGAAGAGGCCCTCGGGGAGGGCAACGATGAAAACGACCAGAAAGACCCCGTACAGGATGATCCTGAGCCCTCCGAAGCCGCGCAGGACCTCCGAGAGCGGGACCAGGATGCTCGCACCGAGCGTCGCGCCGGCCAGGCTCCCGGGTCCGCCCACGACGGCGGCTGCGATCGGCAGGATGGAGTAATCGAGGGCGAAGACGGGCATGCCGACGAACATGTAGACATGAGTGGTGAAGGCACCGGCGAAGGCCCCGATGCAGCCGGCCATGAAGAGGGACTGGATCTTGAACCATGTGACATCGATCCCGGCATTCATAACCGACCGGTCGTTGTCATTGATCCCTCTGAGCACCAGTCCGAAATCGGAATCCATCAGCCGGCGGAACCCGAAAAGGGCCGCCAGAAGAGCGCCAACGACACAGTAGACCTCCACCCAGACATTCGGCAGCGGCGTGAGGCCGCTCAGCCCCTCGGTCCCTCCGAAGACCTTGGTGGCCTCGATGATCCTGACCAGCATCAGGGGAATGATCAGGGTGACCATGGCGAAATAGATTCCCCGCAGGCGCAGGACAGGCAGCAAAAGGATCGTACAGATGAGCCCCCCCAAGAGCGTCCCCATGGGGATCGCGATGAACGGGGACAGGCCGAAGCTGTGGTTCAGCACCCCGGAGGCGTAAGCCCCCATGCCGAAGAAGAGTGCCTGTCCGAGGGAAACCATGCCGCTCTGGGCCAGGATATCCCAGCTGATGGCCAACAAAGCGAAGACAGCCACCGAGATGAGAACCTTTTGCCAATAGACGCCCAGGATCAGGGGCAAGACGATGAATCCGACAATGGGCAGCAGACGGGGAAACGCCAGATAGAACATTTCTCGCCAGGAGGAGAGAGCAAAGACATCGCCGGAGCGCGCCTTGATGCCTCGATCGATTCTTTCCCTGCGCAATTTCAAGTCAGGCTATCCTTTCTCCGACTGGGCAGGAGCGGCTCCTGCGGCTGAGACAAGGCGGAAAGGCATCGACAACCATGAAGCCGGGATCCCGCCGGGGGGTGTTCACTCCTCGAGACTGGACGAAGGGGAAGCCGCGTATCCGATTCAGGTCTTCAGCTGCAATTCTCGGCTACGTTCCTGTTCGGCGGCGCCCGTCCCTTCAGGATAGGCCCTCGAACTCAAAGAAGGTTGGATGGACGCCATTCAAACAAAAAGAGAAGCCTTTTTCAACAAAAACCTGAAAGGCCTCGGCCTGCCCCGTAAAAAATCCCGCAGGACCACCA
Above is a window of Desulfatiglans anilini DSM 4660 DNA encoding:
- a CDS encoding peptidylprolyl isomerase → MHDCNTRRTGRMVVLKTSLGDIQIELFPEQAPISVQNFLTYVKTGFYNGTIFHRVIPGFMIQGGGMTPKMQEKPARPPIKNEADNGLKNTRGTLAMARTQIKDSATAQFFINLVDNDFLDHGERDFGYAVFGKVVEGMDVVDKIAAVPTGSSGMHQDVPLKPVLIESAREMAAPKA
- a CDS encoding class I adenylate-forming enzyme family protein is translated as MGKTNGRNIFGTFAAMAEKRGRNAAVIYLGTRYSYARVRDMAERFAGALQGLGLAPGDRVMIYLPNSIQWVVAWLGIQRAGAAAVPITPIYTPYDLRYIANDSGTGTVVCADTNFGYVTRIMPETGIQRIIVAKMADLLPWWKRSFGYLFDVVPKGKTAQGPHVYGFRRMLSGRPGKVGGEAAPARSGADTAEILYTGGTTKHPKGVPMSHELFLTSAMEQIKVSEPLFPPEENVILGNAPLFHILGQTCSLATLLVGGCLMLQPKVNLDATFDAIQRFKARTMIGVPALYRMILEHNRLDQYDLGSVDYWYSAGDVLPLEVAKRWRERFGKPIYQGYGSTETCGGITMCPTDVENPPGSVGRVVPSKSVRLVDPATLEEVQTGEPGELLVHSEHMVRAYLNKPEETAESFIEREGRLWYRTGDIMKMDEEGNLYFVDRTVDTIKHKGYRVSASEIEAVLQEHPAVIGSCVVGVPDKKVGERIKAFVVLKEDVKGITGYDLIKFCREKLVDYKVPQYIEFRDMLPKSKVGKLLRREVRSEGQRRADVG
- a CDS encoding response regulator — encoded protein: MVNRKKRVLDDKRILAVDDEPDVLEALEEELEDYEGLVLDTARDFRTGYNLIRSWTYDIVILDIMGVRGFDLLNAAVQLRFPVVMLTAHALNPESLRQSIELGARAYIPKENLAEITHFLEDVLTLGYQPMWRRVFDRLEGIFNASFGPLWQKDQKDLWEQVRSGRYELKPVILKK
- a CDS encoding branched-chain amino acid ABC transporter permease, encoding MKLRRERIDRGIKARSGDVFALSSWREMFYLAFPRLLPIVGFIVLPLILGVYWQKVLISVAVFALLAISWDILAQSGMVSLGQALFFGMGAYASGVLNHSFGLSPFIAIPMGTLLGGLICTILLLPVLRLRGIYFAMVTLIIPLMLVRIIEATKVFGGTEGLSGLTPLPNVWVEVYCVVGALLAALFGFRRLMDSDFGLVLRGINDNDRSVMNAGIDVTWFKIQSLFMAGCIGAFAGAFTTHVYMFVGMPVFALDYSILPIAAAVVGGPGSLAGATLGASILVPLSEVLRGFGGLRIILYGVFLVVFIVALPEGLFPYIQRKYQQFERWVEVDK
- a CDS encoding ABC transporter ATP-binding protein, producing MMLTVRNLMVFFENALALNDFGMEVEKGEVVGVIGSNSAGKTTLMNTLSGLIIDMRIKEKRRGGERITVYGHISYDGEDITELPPSERVKKGIVLSRERHPVFPESTVVENMRIAGYLRKRAEIQETMDYVFKLFPALVHLKSRKAGFLSGGEQQMLAVGMALVVRPVLLLLDEPLLGLSPMMQRILMDGIISLNRESGITIVLSEQFARPILPLIHRGYVIENGMLSMAGTGAELMDNPEVKAAYFGV
- a CDS encoding ABC transporter ATP-binding protein, producing MSGTPILQVSGLTKTFGGVLALNAVSFDLMEGELLGVIGPNGSGKTTLVNCISGFVRPSSGKVLYKGQDITHWRPHRIVRLGLARTFQMVRPFYRLPAFKNMIIPLYSPRVKGLAGGKFGAREAVALDLLEEVGFERDSHVAYKVASVLPQGYLKRLELAKAIALQPDLIILDELFSGLSLAEVGSIVPIIEKLRGEGRSIIMIEHRLKELFKISDRVMVLNFGMKIAEGPAAEVMENEEVKRAYLGSEA